Proteins from one Salmo salar chromosome ssa07, Ssal_v3.1, whole genome shotgun sequence genomic window:
- the LOC106609084 gene encoding polyadenylate-binding protein-interacting protein 2B isoform X1, giving the protein MPEPSEMSGPEVAKTPGGGAPGKEGMEAVANGHAGEGEQGGDDPFAEYMWMENEDAYNRQVEEELLEQEFLERCFQEMLDEEDQDWFIPARDLPSGVGQIQQQLNGLSVSDRGNAEEMASLNFVGAWTLQGVESVPQRKSNLNPDAKEFVPGVKY; this is encoded by the exons AGCCGTCGGAGATGAGTGGTCCTGAGGTAGCGAAGACGCCGGGGGGCGGGGCGCCGGGGAAGGAAGGAATGGAGGCTGTAGCCAATGGCCATGCAGGAGAGGGTGAACAGGGAGGAGACGATCCCTTCGCTGAGTACATGTGGATGGAGAACGAGGATGCgtacaacagacag GTTGAAGAGGAATTGTTGGAGCAGGAGTTCTTGGAGCGTTGTTTCCAGGAGATGTTAGATGAGGAGGACCAGGATTGGTTCATCCCGGCCAGAGACCTCCCCTCAGGGGTGGGGCAGATCCAGCAACAGCTCAACGGCTTGTCAGTCAGTGACAGAGGAAACGCAGAGGAGATGGCG AGCCTCAATTTCGTAggcgcatggactctacaaggtgtcgaaagcgttccacag AGGAAAAGCAACTTGAACCCTGATGCGAAGGAGTTCGTTCCGGGAGTGAAATACTAG
- the LOC106609084 gene encoding polyadenylate-binding protein-interacting protein 2B isoform X3 has product MPEPSEMSGPEVAKTPGGGAPGKEGMEAVANGHAGEGEQGGDDPFAEYMWMENEDAYNRQVEEELLEQEFLERCFQEMLDEEDQDWFIPARDLPSGVGQIQQQLNGLSVSDRGNAEEMARKSNLNPDAKEFVPGVKY; this is encoded by the exons AGCCGTCGGAGATGAGTGGTCCTGAGGTAGCGAAGACGCCGGGGGGCGGGGCGCCGGGGAAGGAAGGAATGGAGGCTGTAGCCAATGGCCATGCAGGAGAGGGTGAACAGGGAGGAGACGATCCCTTCGCTGAGTACATGTGGATGGAGAACGAGGATGCgtacaacagacag GTTGAAGAGGAATTGTTGGAGCAGGAGTTCTTGGAGCGTTGTTTCCAGGAGATGTTAGATGAGGAGGACCAGGATTGGTTCATCCCGGCCAGAGACCTCCCCTCAGGGGTGGGGCAGATCCAGCAACAGCTCAACGGCTTGTCAGTCAGTGACAGAGGAAACGCAGAGGAGATGGCG AGGAAAAGCAACTTGAACCCTGATGCGAAGGAGTTCGTTCCGGGAGTGAAATACTAG
- the LOC106609084 gene encoding polyadenylate-binding protein-interacting protein 2B isoform X2 produces the protein MSGPEVAKTPGGGAPGKEGMEAVANGHAGEGEQGGDDPFAEYMWMENEDAYNRQVEEELLEQEFLERCFQEMLDEEDQDWFIPARDLPSGVGQIQQQLNGLSVSDRGNAEEMASLNFVGAWTLQGVESVPQRKSNLNPDAKEFVPGVKY, from the exons ATGAGTGGTCCTGAGGTAGCGAAGACGCCGGGGGGCGGGGCGCCGGGGAAGGAAGGAATGGAGGCTGTAGCCAATGGCCATGCAGGAGAGGGTGAACAGGGAGGAGACGATCCCTTCGCTGAGTACATGTGGATGGAGAACGAGGATGCgtacaacagacag GTTGAAGAGGAATTGTTGGAGCAGGAGTTCTTGGAGCGTTGTTTCCAGGAGATGTTAGATGAGGAGGACCAGGATTGGTTCATCCCGGCCAGAGACCTCCCCTCAGGGGTGGGGCAGATCCAGCAACAGCTCAACGGCTTGTCAGTCAGTGACAGAGGAAACGCAGAGGAGATGGCG AGCCTCAATTTCGTAggcgcatggactctacaaggtgtcgaaagcgttccacag AGGAAAAGCAACTTGAACCCTGATGCGAAGGAGTTCGTTCCGGGAGTGAAATACTAG